Part of the Capsicum annuum cultivar UCD-10X-F1 chromosome 12, UCD10Xv1.1, whole genome shotgun sequence genome is shown below.
AAACCAGTACTAAAGTTTGGATCGatccttgaattttgaattttgaacttgaGTGGCATCAAATCTAGCCTTTATCATGTTTAAACGGATATAGAGCTACAAGTGAGTgaaatttaaatcatgatatcCACACTCGGAAGATGCAAGACCTTAATtcagaaataattttctatatgTGGAGGATATTCATGCAATAGTATCTATCCCGACTTTTAGCACTAAGGAGTTAGACAAGATTATTCGACATCAATACTAAACAGGACAGTTATGAGGTACAATCAAAATATCATTTGGCTAGAAAAATTGTAAGATGTAGATGAAGTCAATAGTTATAGGCCTCAATTAagaaatcaatatttttcaaaaaaatggaGAGATTTCTTATGGTCTATAAATAGTAAGAACAAGTATAAACATTTTGTTCATAAATGTATATAAACATTTTGTTCATAAATGTATTATGATACATATTAGCCATATTCTCTCAAACAGACTAAGACATAGTTATGATGTTTGTATAGTTTATGGTATTGAGGGTGAGATTattgatcatattttttttatatgtgctaaagatgaattgataaggaAATGCATCTTATTAATTGATATAATATAGAAAACATAGTATTTTCTTAGATAGTGGAGTGATATTCTTGTTAATACTAATCAATATCTTGAGTCATTTGATCTTACAAGTGTTTCTATAATGTGGAAATTTGGAAGGCAAGCAATTCAATGAATTTTAATTTGGGCTATTTGTGAATCTAGTGATATTGTAAATAAGACACTCTTTTATTTCCAAGAACATGAATCAATCAGCTTAGCACATTTTTTCCTATGCTTGTATTTGATTGTACTACTAACTTAAATATTATTGTGACATAAGTTGATGACGTTATGTTTGCAAATGCTAGCTTACaaaaggagaagaagatgataagtATTGGATTGTCGACTATATGAATAACTTTGGTAATTTGCTTCAACCTTTGGTAcactaatttaatttattgaaaagCTCATCACCATTGAAGCACTTGCACTTTGTGTAACATCGACAACTACTATGAAAAATTAATGGTCAAAGATGCAAATTTTGTCAAACGTAAAAACTGTGATGAATATGATACTTGAGAGGGAGTGTAGATTCACAGGAGATAAATATTATTTGTGAAGTCATTTAGAAGCTTATGAGTTTCTTTGAAAATGTTCATGTTATACATATTCCTAGATCTTGGAATATGCTAGAGCACAAtctaataaattttatgtttcgTTCCTACATAAAGCTGTTTGGACTTCGGATTTCTTCCTTTCCTAATTGAATTATAAATGATGCTACTACACCTTTTAATTCTTCAAGACTGTTCATACATTAATATAATAAGGTTTATCATAGAAACAAAACAATATGAGGTCTATTATTAAGCTAGTAAATTAATCACCATCAATGCCAACTATTTACTAAATCTTGATAAAAATTAATACTAAACTAGAAATTAAGCAAAAATGATCAATAACTCCCTAGAAAGAGAAGATAAGGGACTTTAAAGAGTGTTATTATAGGGAGGAAATGAGTTTTTAGTGATGGGGTTTTGAACTCAACAACTAAGTCAAAATTTGTTTGAATCCTACGATATTTTCAGATTATTAGATCCTAAATGTGACAAGTCAAAACATAGTGATATACCAGTGAAGCTTCTTATGCAATGAACTTCATAACATGTTTGGTCAATCCTTGATAGgctaaaagtatttattttttccaaaaaaaaaaaaatatatttgaaagagTGAGATGTTTGGCCAAACTTTGAAAGAAATGTGATTTTGAAGAGTACCCATAACTGTTTttcagaaactaaaaaaaatagttattcctTAAAAGTACTCTTTGACAAACACTTTAAGAAAATacacttgaattattttttaaaaatttggttcACTAATTATTGCTCAAAAGTGATTGTTTAATTGATTAACCAAACTAAATTGCCTCTCGTCAAATAGtacttttgattatttttttctcaaaataagctAATTTTGGAAGCTTGATCAAACAAGctataaatttcttaaaatatatacTTTTCTGTCTTAATTTGTATGACCCACATTCCTTTTTAGTCAATCCTAAATAGAATGTCATTTTTATTTACTAACAATTTAACTTAAAATGCTCATTTTAtctttaatgaaatgatttatagccACACAAATATATTAGACTCATTTTGGaccataaatttcaaattttattttttttttaaatttcgtatcaAGTCAAACTAACTCACATAATTTGGGAGGGTGAGAATAGTAGATATATGCTCCTGCTCTATAAACAGAGGAACAATTTACTTTTCTTTATCTTCAATTATACTTGTGTGTTCACCAACAGCTAATTTAATACTAATATGTGGATATTTGCTACCTTGAGTAAGCAATTTAATTATATCCCAAATAGTATCACAATTGCTTGAGAATAATAATCCATGGTGAGGGCTAGCATGTGACAGTTAGACAAGAACATTTTCAAATGTTCAATCCTTATAagaaataatgaagaagaagaccTCATGCTTAATTTAATATCTGAAAAGACAAGTCCTAGGGTGAAACGATTAAAGAGCTAGCTAAAGAATGTCATATGGGATATGTAATTAAAACGTACAATCGTCTAGGAGGTAAAGTAAAATTCTTTACACTTCATTCAATCTAACAGTTCAAGTTATATACCTTATACAACACTTGACAGCCAAATTTCAAAAGAACAAAGAACTTAGGTAATCAAATGAGGAGGAAAAAAAGGCAGAAATACAAGAAcagaattgaagaaaagaggtTACAACTTACAGCACTGGTGATCATTAGGCACGTGTGACTCTAGCTTGAAAATTAACCGAGAAATAGGtgataaatttcaaataaatGCATCTAAACCACGAAGAAATTACTTTGTCTGTTAAAATTTTCCATTCACGATCTATCTTCTTTGCATTAGAAATTAGTGTGACAGTCTTCTGATTTGACCTTGGATTTACTTTTCACTGATTCAACATCGAAATCACACGTAACAGACagatctttttttaaattttttgcccaGCTTGTTATCTCCAATGGTGCATTAATGCTCAAAGTCATTGGTATAGGCTTCTTGTCATAATTAAGACTTTTTTGAATATCACCAGTCAATTTCCCAGCATCAAGATTAAAATGAGAATTGGTTGAATCCTTAGGAttttgggaaattgagggatattTCCCTTGCCCAATttcatttttcttgaaaataaggGTTGCCTTCCCATTATTTCCCTTACCAAATACAACATCCATTTTCTCATTTACGTTAAAGATTTTCAACTCGATCTCAAATTGAGGGTGTGATTGTGGATGACTCTTATTCTTTTGGCCATTTGATGGCTGCGTAGCGTTCTTAAAATGGACACTAGTGATTGAAAATTGAGGACATTTTGGGGCATACATTGTATGAATGACCAACACGATAATTCCTATTATGATACCTATGAGGAGTAATGCGGACAAGACCCAACAACAACATGTgcatttccttttcttttgagtAGCTGGCTGGCGATGATATTCCACAATTTTGGCATTTTCAGGAGGAGGGACACGATAAACTTGGTCACGAGGGATTTGGACAACGTACGTATGATCCGGTGAGCGAGCAGGTGAGAGAGAGAGGCGAAGCGATGTGGCTGATGAAAGGAGGTTTCTGGCTTTGCCACCGGCAGTTGGTGACCGCTCCTCCATGCCAGAATGAGGAGCGGGGATGTCAAGGGATTGAAGGGACACAAAGGTAGGTAAAATGATGGGAAGAATGGTTTTTGTTTTGCATGAGATGATTAGGAGTTGGTCATTATTGGCATCAAAGGTTGATTGAGAAAGTTTGGTTCTTATTATTATGTGATTAAACCGTTAGATGGTGCTATATTTTTCTGTTAAAACATAACGATTTTTGAATTTTCGCACTCCATTTAGATACTAAATTTGTTGTACAGAGCTTTTTATAGTGAGttatatatgaattaaaataacAGAAAAGAAGTCACTATTTATATATGTTCCCTCCCCCTTATTTTATACTCCTTTCTTCTTatattacttattgaattcatttttatacatttttttaagAAACCATGTGGTGCTCTCACCTACAATTCCAATCCATTGTGGAGAACTCTTTCCTGCATGACATTCCTCTGTCGGAAGCAATCACCACCTTTGAAGcagaaataaaaattttgaacaaGGAAGTTTTTGGCAACATTTTTAACAGGAAAAAACACATACTTGCCAGGCTTGCAGGGATCCAAAAATCCCCTAACTATTACCACAGTCTTTTCCTTCAGGATCTAGAATCTAAGCTCTCCAAAGACTTTAGTGAGACCCCTCAAACAAGAGCAGGAATTCTGGAAACTCAAATCCAGAATAATCTGGCTTAAAGAAGGGGCTCAAACATCAGATTCTTCCACACATCCACCttgaatagaagaagaagaagaagaaacaacatTCCTGCCCTAAATACTAACAATGGTAATTGGAGCTACTATCAAGAGGAAATCCATTCTGAAATCCTCAACTCTTCTAGAACAACCCCTCCTCCAGAGGCTCCATAAAAAAATAAGGATCAACCCCTCCTGGACAATATCCCTTCTCATCTGGAAATCAGGAAGGTTGTCTTCTCCTTTAAACCCTCCAAAGCCCCTAGACCTGATAGCCTCTATCCCTTTATGACTACAAAAAAACTGGTAAATTATGGCAGGGTTTTTGTTAATTTATGACAATTTTTTaccacaataaaaaaaatttatggcaGTTTCAGAAAGTGCCACAATAAGCCCTTGCCACGAGCATTATTGTGGCAGTTTTTCAAAACCTCCATGACGTCCGccacaaaataaattttgaatttgtgaaatttttgtaAGTTAATAAGTGGCAGCTTagaaccttcacaatatgatattaatgtttcaaaaaaaatattgtgggAGTTTATAAACCCCCGCAATAATATCACATTGTCACAAAAACATACTGTGTTATTTTATAAATTCCACAATAAAATACTagttgttttataaaaaattgtgGGAGTTTGCAACCACTACAATATAATATTAAtgcttaaaaaaattataattaatgaaAGTTTAATTCCGCCCCAATATTTTTGTTGCTTACTTTCTATTTGAAACTTACAATAGGaatgaataaattaaaagaataattagtCGCAGTTTGCAATATTTGGGATAAGTGATGCATTCAAAAATGCTACTTCTTGCTCCAGTATTGCAAGAAGTAGCACTTTTTAATGTATCACTTATCCCAAAATGTATTTCCTGTTCTGCAAATAAGACACTTTGCTAAATCATGGAATTTACTAAACTACATGGATCCTTTATTCTGAACTTGTTTACAACTACTCAAGATCTAAGCATATCTCATAGAAAATATATGGTATTGAAGATAATACACCCTGACAACATGCTTTGGTGCGGACTTCAAGACCTGCACACAATCCACTaaagtttttttgaaaaagataaaattactcGAATTTGAAATCAATGTGGTAAAAGCACATAAAGACTATTGATATATGTTGCTTGAATTCTTCATAACAGTATATGTCAAATCCCCATAAGTACTATCTCTTTGAATGATCCGACACGAGTACGGCAATATTTAGGAGACTTTGATCAATATAGTTATTGATCAATTAAGTACCATAGCTCTCATAGTACCTTCATGTCTACTGGGAATAGAACTACTTGGTAGGTAAACTCTCAAAAGTGTGAAATGAAgcgaaatttaaaaaatcatcTGCTACTTATGATAGGCCACCAATAGACCTAAAAATGAAGCTATTCTGTAATATCTTTCCAGTAATTCTGcaggaaaataatatttaaacGCTTATTAGTCACATCTATAGACGTCACCTGAAGTGATGGGCTAACTGGTTCCTGTCCGGATTAGTAAAACTGGCCTGCAATAGCCTGGTAAAATACGAAGAGGCTAAACCATTTACCTATTGATCTTACATACATCACCAATTTTTACCGGCATGTTATTTTCCaatcatttttaaatatttctctTGGGATTGTCTTTGGGATTTGGATTGACATTCAAGatcatttataaatatttatgctgATATATAGCTGTGTTATTGAAGCCACTTTGTCAAACAAACTATTTCGCTGGGTATTTGCACTGGCATAAGCATTAGATAACAAAGCAATGACCAAAACACATCACATGAgcctaaataaatatgaaatgtcTTTCATCCAATTTATAGATATTCCAACTAATCCAAGAGTGTCATTTAAAGATTGtcattattttgatttgtctGCCTAATCTGATTAATAACTAAGGATAttaaactattgatcatatcTACCTAAGCTATAACGGGAATATGTATTGAAAATAAGAACTATTAAAATTATGTCTCTAAATAATCGATAGAAAACGCCATGCTAAGAAATGCTAGCttaattaattttgttgaatACATTTTCTCTAACAAACTAAAAGCAAACGATCACTCAGAATGAAATAGGTTAGCACTAAGCTATGAAATAAATTAtggtaaaatataattattgCAACCTTGAGACAAGAAGCTAAAGTTTAATCTCGGGATGTTCACTGATATTCACCAGAAAGCAAGCAAGTTGAAATTTTTTAGGtgttttattcatttattttgtaGTACTGTCGAAACACTTTAATATACCAAAATCCAAACACATACCAAGACACATCTTTAGATGTACAAACAACAAAGAGTAATATACCTTGGTCAATTGGCTCAAATCTTTAATAGTGGATCCATTGCTTTAGTTGTTTCCTCTCTGCTATCAATGCGAGAGCAGCAAGTGATATCCTGTGTTTCCTTTGATAGGTGTATCAATTCTTTTCCAGCTTCAACCAATCAAATTGACCTGTTCTTTGTATTTCACTATCCTAGCAACACAATCCATACAATAGCcaaaatgcaaaaatattaattaactgtaaaagacaaaaaaatctACCGAAGGAACTTTGCTATCACTTAGTTTTCCCACAACAGTGATTCTTAAAAGAGTAAGTTTTGAAAATTGCAATCAGATCTCAAAAATAAGGAAATCCACACAAATTAGACCAAAATATAACCTAATGTTCCGAAAAGCATATTGAATTTAGATACAAATTCTACAATAGAaagtaaataataacaaatagaGCACACAAAAAAGGAGAGTTGCATATCATATAATATTGCTTCTTTTTAAACTAACTTCACATGAAATTTATATTAACATCAATATAATTAAAACACAACGTATATGACAACATTAACTATTGAAAAGAAACTATGTCAGGCTAACTTCGTTAACTGTGACTAATGAACATTATCCCAACTAGAACAAAAATAAACACCAAGATAAAACAAGACAAAGGAATGAACACTACATACTAAGTCTGTCATAAAGAGCaacttaatttttcaagaaattaatAGCAACTGTAAAGAGCAACTACGCTTAGGctcttttttctcctccattcttttcaaaaataatagaaactagATTGAAAATTCTAAAGCCTATAAAAGTGAGATGGATAAAAAAAAGACGAAAATATACACAAACAATAGACCTTTGTGGCCATGAAAGTAGTGTCAATTAGAGAAGCGAGATGATCTATACTCTACCGTCAAAGCCAGTGCAGCAGGTAATACCATCTGATTATTTCCTTAGCCAAACTCTTCTGTTTAAAAACCATTACTGCAACCATCATTCTAAAATCATCATCTTAATACTTCTGATTAATATTAACATATAAGTTATGTACAAAAATGTATAAGAGTAAAAGAATTTAGATAAACAAATTATTTGTAATGAAAGTATCTATCCAAAAACATCACTCATTAGTACATTGCTTtctacaaaaaaagaaatagagaaagacCTAGATGTCACCAAGGACCATTGTGGTAAGTCAAGTAAACACGAACAACACTAGCAAGGTAGTAATTTTCATATATAATAAATCTGTGAGCATCACTATCAAATTTCAGGTAATTATTTGCTACTAGTCTCATAAAGAGCAAATCTTGTCAAGTAAATGAATTTTTCTAACTACTATTATTTTCTAACAAAATAATGCCAAAAAGGATTAATAAATTTTGTTATCACTTATCAAATTTTGATACCTACAAGAACAGAGGGAATAAACACAGAGCAGCACAACAAAAATATGTgatcaaacataaaaataaatttatttattgtgtttggccatgaatatgaATTgtagttgtttttgaaattttgtgagtgaAATAGGagtgaaaataattttcactaaagtgGAATGATTCTTATGGTCAAACActactatttttgctttttcCACtcaagtgaaataatttttcaaaaagaaaaagaaaaaaatttcatggtCAAATGCCTACTAAAACTACCTCACCTTAAATTATCAAACATCATAGTGTATGATCTAAAATATTAAACTAGTTTTGTCAAAAGATGAAATATAACGTGAAAAGATATCGCAAGTCTACACATTTAAATATATTGTTCATTCTCAAACCACTAAGGTTGAGACTCTGGCCAATTCCAAACATTAAATTCGAGAGAACTACAATAGATACCAAAGGCGGAGACACTTTAAAATCAATTGATTACATGAAAAATATGGAAATCTCAATCGCAACAACTGAAGAAAGAAAATTTAGGCTGCAAAAGAACAATTTATCACggtaaaaaggagaaaaaattggTGATTGGTCACGTTGTCCAGATGCAAGAAATATCCAAAAGCTTTGGTTGATGCGTCACAAGTTGTTTTGGGCTATAGGTTCTAACTCGAATGAGTTGGATAGTGATAACTCACTAGCTGAATCATAGGTACGAAAGTTGGataattcttgagaaagaatCAATGTAGCAGCTAATGATAAGGCCTTGGTTCTTGGTCAAGAATGAGTGTCTTATGTGCATAAGTTAGTTGGAGAAGGTGAGCAAGGCAGAGATTTGGTGGCGAAAACTACATATGAAGGGACTGCTTATATAATTAGTTGTGATCAATAATGTTCCTACAACTACAAGTGGTGTTGGTGATCCATGAGTGGTATTGATAAGCTAGCTACAGTCGATTCTAAACAGCTTGCTGATAATCCAATCTAAGTTGAAAACTCTGAAAGAGATCCGCAAGAGGATTcactaaggaaaaaataaaggaaagtaAGTTGAATATATTTGTAGAGATTGAACTTTGATGATGAGGAAAAAAAGGTGCGGTACAAATATTGGATCACCTATAAATAAGAGTCCTAAGGTCGCgccaaaaacaagaaaaattacATGTGATGCATTATCACACAAAGAATCCGGTGAAACTGATGTTTTCATTCACCAGCAGGTTCTAGCTTGCCGAAAAGGGATTGTGAGTACTCTAGGTGTGACGTTATACATAGAGCACACTGCTCTTGATGAATCTACCCTATCAGCTAGATGCAACCGATCATAAAACTATGAGAATGAAACAAATGTTGTCGGTAAAACGGAAAATAGATGACGAATAGTGCTATGAGACATGATAATTCGATAACAGCTGGTTTTAAAACTCCACGGCATGATTTATTGTGTTCAAAGGGGGCGAGAGATCACAAAGTGTGGCCTTAATCAAGGAACAAAAGTTTGTACAATCCAAACCCCCATTAAGTGCAAGCAAATAAGGCCTAAATAAACTAGTGCCAGTAAATAATTGTGTTAGAAGACATTTTTGTTGTAGTGTATCGTGATTATCCTTAAAGGTCACAAACTTATGAGGCAAAACATctattcaattttatgaaaaatatacatTTGTTTCACACAAACTTAGATACTATCCAAACTAGGAAAATGTATCATGTCAACATCTCACAAATGGTTTTGAGGCTAATATATCAGGCAATATCTTATGGTCAATTCCAACTCcaactttaaaaatttcaaataaattaaaaaaaatggtttTATGGCAAAATTTAATGCAATTcaagaagaaaacaaagaagtTTTAAAAGGAAATTAACCAAATATTccatatttttttacaaataagGTAAAGGATATCTTCAAACAACAATCTGAAAGTACATACTCAACAAATGACTACCTACTAATCTTCTACCTCAGTACTCTAAAAAAGGTATAGAGATTACAAATAACTTACAGTAAAATGGCAGCGATCAGGAAATTTGTGGAGAGATTTAACTGCATATGCATCTGAATGTGTCACCATTATTTTGCTGTAAATACATTCTGGGTGAGGAATAGGGATATTTTAGGGTTTGTCTGCTAAAGAAAGAGAGGAAAGAAAACTTCACTAACAAAAGATGGGGAAAATTAAACTTTTGGTGGGTTCATCGCATTTAAGAGTTtaatcataattatcttttattttgatcctttaaatatataattttgattatttttaatcttttaagcTTGTTAAAATACTATTAAAAATATGGTTAAAAATCGATTGATAAAAACAATTGATTTTGAACTGATTTAAAACAATCACTCGATCAATTtaattcaaatcatatttttgcaccaacaatcaaataaaaaataggatTGAGTGTAGTAATATCTTTAATTgggtttttaaaataatttgatcgGAGCTTTGATAAAAAATTGGCCGAGCTGATTggttcttaaaataaaatttttaataaaaaatctatCAAGCTTGAGCTTTCAAATTTTCACTTCAAATTCATCGTTTAAAGGGTTAAATATAGTATAAgttctcaaaaaataaataaaaatcgaCAAAGAATCAATAATTTGATGTTGTATGATCCCCATCCCACCCTCAAATTTTCACTCCAAATCGTAGCTCACTTATTCCAAAATTGAGTTGTAATAATGAAAATTTCATAATCAGCTCTTTTTGTATTACAATTCTCTTTGTAATTatgtattaataaaaatttagtgTATTAATAAATTTATAGCTATTGAGTAACTATTGTCACGAATTATTGTAACCTGAATTAAAAGTATTTATTTAGCTATATCAAATAATTTCTTGTGGTTAAAAGGGTTACTATTGCTATGATGACATTAAAAGCctgacaaaaattttaaattagttaCAAAATTTTATTGTAGTTATTTGGGTAACTATTGCCGGACATTATTATAACTTGTAGCAAAAACATatatttagctacaaaattttaaTTCAAGTAATTTATTGTGGTTGAAAGAATACTTTTGCAATAGTAACTTTAAATGTGTGGCAAAAACTTACAATTAGCTATAAAATTTTATTGTAACAATAAACATGTGGCTATTTGAGTAGCTATTGCTATAATAGTTAGCAACTATAGAAAAAATGAGGAATTGACTTTACCAATTTATTTTTGTAGCTAGAAAATCTTACAAAATCGTAAATAGCCATGAAATTTTAAATTGTGTACCTGTTATTAGGTATTAGTCATGATTTTCAAATATGTAGCTAAGAATCTGTAGCAATATATACTTATTGTTGTAGTGATTAGCCACTACAAAAAATTTACTTCGGATCTCAGGAGCATGATCGTCATCTAAGTTACTCCCTATCCCTTTTTGGATAGACCATTTTGAATTTTTGCAGTTGTTGTTAAGAAGGTACATCTGATTAGTAACTCTTGGAGGATTTAGTTATTTGTTGCGTAATTGATAATGACCAATTCATCTAGATATATCACCGATATGGTTAAATAAATTCAACAATATCCATATTGACATAAAAATACTCGAATAAAAAATTAAGACTCGAGCTCCAACATtaaaatcaaaaattgatttcGAAGATGGGTTAATCATCCACCAATTAGATCAAGAATATTTCCTGAAAGAAACAATAATAAAGATAGAGCGAGTGTCACTTAATAATtagtaaatcaattttttttcttttgaaactctAACTTGAATCTTAGTGTAATTTTTGGGATACCCATGTCTTAGATATTGAATATTTTACTCATTTAAATTATTATGAACGATGATTGATATCATAAAGTTCCAAATAGGATATAAATTTGGTATCACAAAATTGTTAATTTCTTAGGGTGAAACtgtcataatattattttatacaattacaacagattatataaaagaaaaaatacgtgaaatataaaataagtcaTAATTACAAGGAATAGCTAATGTCTAAAATAATTACCATTTGTAGTTAAGTTTAGATTAAATAcctaaatatttatttcttttgtatttttatatttcgaGGCTCATATATAAATCTCTAATttgaggtgggggtgggggtggaaaGGGAGGGCTCTCTAGTTTCGAGGCTCATGGAAATCTCTAAAAGTTTGTATTTGCATACAAAGAAAATTTCAAGGTTCATTCAAATCTCTAAgtgaatttgtatttgtatatacaaTCTCTAATTTGTATATTTACCTACTAAAGTGTAGCTACATCATGTAATTAGGTAAACTTTAAATACGTCACCTCATTCATTGCCTTATTGTTAACTATTTCTGAAATATTTTCAATACAAAAAATCTATTTTATGGTAGTTTCAAATTATACTAGTCATTATCAAGCACAAGCTTTTTATTACGAGTTTTTTGAAACCGTCAAAATAGTACTAATAGTTAAAGAGATTGTGGTGGCATCGAAACACATCCTTTAAGCTCATTATGATGGTTATAAACCCTCGGCATACTCAAAACAAATCATCAGAATCGCTCCAGTCTTATATaatgtaaaaatctatacaaaAGAATTGCTGCagcaaaaataattttgtggAGGTTGAAACAAACACCACAAATTGAATGTATAGTAAAAGTCTTATCCAACCTCCACACTTAAATTGCCATAAAAAGGACTATtttgcggggggggggggggggggggggtagtaCAAATACCACAAAGAGAACGTATAGTGGGGGTTTCTTATGACCCCTATAAATAAACCGccataatttcacaatttttttgtaGTGTACGTACCAAATATTCTGGAGCATTATGGGACCTCCCACCATCAAGTTCTACATTGACACCTTCTTATCTATGAAAATGAAAGATAAGGTTAACTCCACCTATCTTTGCCTAATCCCTAAATGCCAAAATGCAACATGCCCGAGGAACTATAGACCAATTGGTCTATGCA
Proteins encoded:
- the LOC107849174 gene encoding NDR1/HIN1-like protein 13 — protein: MEERSPTAGGKARNLLSSATSLRLSLSPARSPDHTYVVQIPRDQVYRVPPPENAKIVEYHRQPATQKKRKCTCCCWVLSALLLIGIIIGIIVLVIHTMYAPKCPQFSITSVHFKNATQPSNGQKNKSHPQSHPQFEIELKIFNVNEKMDVVFGKGNNGKATLIFKKNEIGQGKYPSISQNPKDSTNSHFNLDAGKLTGDIQKSLNYDKKPIPMTLSINAPLEITSWAKNLKKDLSVTCDFDVESVKSKSKVKSEDCHTNF